A single region of the Actinomycetota bacterium genome encodes:
- a CDS encoding histidine phosphatase family protein gives MNGATRIIVVRHGQTPASVERRFAGSTDVDLTDEGAGQAELLAARLSKLDIEALYVSPMKRCRRTSAAVERATGLVPRVERDLRECDFGRWEGLTTTEVSAQFPDRFQEWVTDDTVEPPDGESWHAVGERLGRWWESAAAEHKGQTIVAVTHGGPILTLIRQRLQAPYLVLLAVEIDPCSITVFQARRELWRVRLVNDTTHLRDPLLDGPPPKPMPP, from the coding sequence ATGAACGGCGCCACGCGGATCATCGTCGTCCGGCACGGACAGACCCCCGCATCCGTGGAGCGTCGTTTCGCCGGATCCACCGACGTGGACCTCACCGACGAGGGGGCCGGACAGGCCGAGCTGCTCGCAGCGCGGCTGTCGAAGCTGGACATCGAGGCGCTTTACGTGTCGCCGATGAAGCGCTGCCGCCGGACGTCCGCTGCCGTCGAGCGCGCGACCGGACTCGTCCCGCGCGTCGAGCGCGACCTGCGCGAGTGCGACTTCGGCCGATGGGAGGGACTGACCACCACGGAGGTGTCGGCGCAGTTCCCCGACCGGTTCCAGGAGTGGGTGACCGACGACACGGTCGAGCCCCCGGACGGGGAGTCGTGGCACGCGGTGGGGGAGCGGCTCGGGCGCTGGTGGGAGTCCGCGGCCGCGGAGCACAAGGGACAGACCATCGTCGCCGTCACGCACGGGGGGCCGATCCTGACGCTGATCAGGCAGAGGCTGCAGGCGCCGTACCTTGTCCTGCTCGCGGTGGAGATCGACCCGTGCTCCATCACCGTGTTCCAGGCCCGGCGCGAGCTGTGGCGCGTCCGGCTCGTCAACGACACCACGCACTTGCGCGACCCGCTGCTGGACGGGCCCCCGCCGAAGCCGATGCCGCCGTAG
- a CDS encoding metal-dependent hydrolase produces MILWHIGTTIAILWFVFRGNTRVDYRFAALGALLPDLIDKPIGRILLRGRFETGRLWGHTLLVNVAFFCILFFMRGRVKRRLVMLPTGSLLHIAEDGMWSIPQTFWWPLFGTEFPPHPLPYGLLGYFNPFRNPGLYLQELVGALLLAWLLSAHGMLSRDGIRTFVRTGRLEMQRA; encoded by the coding sequence GTGATCCTCTGGCACATCGGCACGACCATCGCCATCCTGTGGTTTGTCTTTCGCGGGAACACGCGCGTCGACTACCGCTTCGCCGCGCTGGGCGCCCTGCTGCCGGATCTGATCGACAAGCCGATCGGACGCATCCTGCTGCGCGGCCGCTTTGAGACGGGACGGCTGTGGGGCCACACGCTGCTCGTCAACGTCGCGTTCTTCTGCATCCTCTTTTTCATGCGGGGACGCGTGAAGCGAAGGCTCGTGATGCTGCCCACCGGCTCGCTGCTGCACATCGCCGAGGACGGCATGTGGTCGATCCCGCAGACGTTCTGGTGGCCCCTGTTCGGGACCGAGTTCCCCCCGCACCCCCTGCCCTATGGGCTGCTCGGATACTTCAACCCCTTCCGCAACCCGGGCCTGTACCTGCAGGAGCTGGTGGGCGCCCTGCTGCTGGCGTGGCTGCTGTCGGCCCACGGGATGCTGTCGCGCGACGGCATCCGGACGTTCGTCCGTACCGGCCGACTCGAGATGCAGCGCGCATGA